One genomic segment of Occultella kanbiaonis includes these proteins:
- a CDS encoding FAD-dependent oxidoreductase produces MGSTVDVRRDELPIVVIGAGPVGLAAAAHLLERGLEPLILESGDGPGSAVASWGQVRLFSPWRYDVDGAARRLLEPTGWLMPDAEGLPTGADLVTRYLTPLADTDAIASRLRTRTRVVAVSRDGADKTQSLGRDRRGYRVRAVVGERRESVDILARAIIDASGTFGRPNPLGRGGLPAMGEDRAGEYLTGPLPDVLGAQRLRFAGRHTLVVGMGHSAANSLLSLVELAESEPGTTITWAIRGGSARRLFGGGTDDELPARGLLGTKLRDAVDAGRLQLLTRVRIEELRPSGDTVKVLGLTKDDRLDLDTHAIVNATGFRPDLDMLREVRLDLDPVVEAPTALAPLIDPNQHSCGTVPPHGERVLAHPDDGFYLAGMKSYGRAPTFLLATGYEQVRSIAAALSGNRVDADTLQLSLPATGVCSTDLPGDSDGGSGSCCGASPDEPQLVTLGVGAAAGVGFATGVVHGRSGDTPRD; encoded by the coding sequence ATGGGCAGCACAGTTGACGTTCGGCGGGACGAGTTGCCGATCGTGGTGATCGGAGCCGGGCCGGTGGGTCTCGCCGCTGCGGCGCACCTGCTGGAACGCGGTCTGGAACCGCTCATCCTCGAGTCCGGCGACGGTCCCGGGTCCGCCGTCGCCTCCTGGGGCCAGGTGCGGCTGTTCTCGCCCTGGCGGTACGACGTCGACGGCGCGGCGCGGCGGCTCCTGGAACCCACGGGCTGGCTGATGCCGGACGCCGAGGGGCTGCCCACCGGCGCCGACCTGGTCACGCGCTATCTGACCCCGCTGGCCGACACCGATGCGATCGCATCCCGGCTGCGGACCCGAACCCGAGTGGTCGCAGTCAGCAGGGACGGCGCCGACAAGACCCAGAGTCTCGGGCGGGACCGCCGGGGCTACCGGGTGCGGGCCGTCGTCGGTGAGCGTCGCGAGAGTGTGGACATCCTCGCCCGCGCCATCATCGACGCCTCGGGCACGTTCGGTCGGCCCAACCCGCTGGGCCGGGGTGGTCTGCCCGCCATGGGCGAGGATCGGGCCGGCGAGTATCTGACCGGGCCGCTCCCGGACGTCCTCGGCGCGCAGCGGCTCCGGTTCGCGGGCCGCCACACTCTCGTCGTCGGCATGGGGCACTCCGCCGCGAACAGCCTGTTGAGCCTGGTCGAACTGGCCGAGTCCGAGCCGGGCACCACGATCACGTGGGCGATCCGGGGCGGCTCGGCCCGTCGCCTGTTCGGCGGCGGGACGGACGACGAGCTGCCTGCGCGCGGCCTCCTCGGGACCAAGCTCCGCGACGCCGTCGACGCCGGAAGGCTGCAGTTGCTCACCAGGGTGCGCATCGAGGAGCTCCGTCCGAGCGGTGACACGGTCAAGGTCCTCGGCCTGACCAAGGACGACCGCCTCGACCTCGACACGCATGCGATCGTCAACGCGACCGGCTTCCGCCCCGACCTGGACATGCTGCGCGAGGTTCGCCTCGACCTCGATCCCGTCGTGGAGGCGCCGACGGCATTGGCGCCCCTGATCGACCCGAACCAGCACTCCTGTGGCACCGTTCCTCCGCACGGGGAGCGCGTCCTGGCGCATCCCGACGACGGGTTCTACCTGGCCGGTATGAAGTCCTACGGCCGCGCGCCCACCTTCCTGTTGGCGACCGGGTACGAGCAGGTCCGCTCGATCGCCGCCGCACTGTCGGGGAACCGGGTCGACGCGGACACGCTCCAGCTGAGCCTGCCCGCGACCGGGGTCTGCTCCACGGACCTGCCGGGAGACTCCGACGGCGGGTCCGGCTCGTGCTGCGGTGCGTCGCCCGACGAGCCCCAACTCGTCACGCTGGGAGTAGGCGCGGCTGCGGGTGTCGGGTTCGCCACCGGCGTGGTGCACGGTCGCTCGGGCGATACGCCGAGGGACTGA
- a CDS encoding iron chaperone — translation MAAKSNSGARGRSGSAAAGLSEQERAAVKERAAELKTQAKRGSGTDKAAADEADVLAKIAQMPESDRVLAERVHAIVTEVAPGLAPKLYYGQPGYAKKGKVLCFFRSGQQDKERYSTFGFSVQAELDDASGFWPTSFALAEPTEAAWQELAALVEKAAG, via the coding sequence ATGGCAGCGAAGTCGAACAGTGGCGCACGGGGTCGGAGCGGCAGCGCCGCGGCGGGCCTGTCCGAGCAGGAACGGGCCGCGGTCAAGGAGCGGGCCGCGGAGTTGAAGACCCAGGCCAAGCGCGGCAGCGGCACGGACAAGGCGGCCGCCGATGAGGCGGACGTGCTGGCGAAGATCGCCCAGATGCCCGAGTCCGACCGAGTGCTCGCCGAACGCGTGCACGCGATCGTGACCGAGGTCGCCCCAGGCCTGGCACCGAAGTTGTACTACGGGCAGCCCGGCTACGCGAAGAAGGGCAAGGTGCTGTGCTTCTTCCGCAGCGGTCAGCAGGACAAGGAGCGGTATTCGACCTTCGGCTTCAGCGTGCAGGCGGAGCTCGACGATGCCAGCGGGTTCTGGCCCACGTCGTTCGCGCTGGCCGAACCCACCGAGGCTGCGTGGCAGGAACTCGCCGCTCTCGTCGAGAAGGCCGCCGGCTGA
- a CDS encoding FtsK/SpoIIIE domain-containing protein, which translates to MWRVSVRPSAESKLAPVDVVVTADAGGKVGDLAASLGTHLGGGGGRLLLAPTTGGRPWSADTPLSQAPLRDGDVLEVTSVPAEWLTRPGRAGTARAVVHVVAGPDAGTQIPVVGEVVTIGRSADAGIHLNDPLVSRSHAQILLTDTPVVVDQGSAHGTRVAGRAVNRPQALAWGEQITVGSSVLVIRPGRSSRAGLSGSAEGPDGGADRGVLRSPRFGVRVEALEHEVPAAPAPVRKVQVPWPMMLLPMLMGGAMFALMRNPFSLIFMLGFPTMMGVNYLMQVRTARREHAEQAAIWREEVDGILTLVDTSARAQAEQAADDEPELDVVLARATSHDHRLWTRQRDDADFLTVRAGRGPRPALVTAKLPGTQGDRVLRAEAAAAISGRATLPDQPVPVPLAQAALTAVVGPTADVDAWVRAAVVRLAVTHSPNEVRVAAVLGADRSHVESWLRWLPHAAPLAGGTACVSVGAGDGQRLLEELAVAEPAGLHTVLLVDGGAQVSRRLVEAVAGVAEDSDRRLHLIWMGESLTEVPAATDLAVDLTSSTLQRAARGGVEELTRRDALDLTTAWRAARALSGYKDEAAVVAAESMLPQQVRLPGLTGDLADPDDVERLIERWAASTGLRAQLGTGADGVISIDLREDGPHGLVAGTTGAGKSELLQSLIASLAINNPPSRITFLLVDYKGGAAFRECAQLPHSVGYITDLTPALVQRALTSLHAELTAREHLLATYGAKDLIALERSHPEAVPPSMLICVDEFAALLAEVPEFVDGMVSIAQRGRSLGMHMLLATQRPAGVVTPQIKANTDLRIALRVASPDDSTDVIDAPDAAHLSRRTPGRAWLRRTGHGTRELVQVAFVGAHEELHEVGDAVRVAPFTARDLPGPARSGGTRLHPSTDLERIVATATTAFLRTGRQAPKKPWIPPIAPELPMVCTAPGELALGAGARDEALVAGGAADVVRAVQAPGQVILGMVDRPAQQSQVPFVVDYARSGHLLVFGSSGAGKTELLRTLAASVTVGSHGTAAVADCVYGIDAGGGGLTVLERLGSVGSVVVEQQLERMLRLIRMLHRTVTERNAALASRGVADLAALAATGVDLQRIHLLVDNLPAVMDALEGGGAVRRQHGEQLLTILQEGRRAGVHITATAPQRTGLPSQLQAAFGQRLVMRMTVTDDYAMLGVPAGVLDGESPAGRALSGKDEVQIATLGGAGTPLQAERLDELMAVVADRYAGEPPAAVPVLPTRLPQHLLPAPTADELCLGAEESFVAPVNLALRAAPLLITGRSRSGRTSALLGIAQLARRSSAPPARIVFAGPRAQAAVAVPGGTLSAAEVSDDVLATPEDLLAWVEGGAGRADGAADDDWTLLLLDDLHEWERAWEANGPERRALEALAAHLTSTPGPSTAVVGVADPDDARSRQHIPGLIALLRRSRRAVLLSPEMGDGSLVAAQIPMNSHEPLTGAGRGLLVNGGSSHVLQLVSASVEGVR; encoded by the coding sequence GTGTGGCGAGTGAGTGTGCGACCGAGTGCGGAGAGCAAGCTCGCCCCCGTCGACGTGGTGGTCACCGCGGACGCCGGCGGCAAGGTCGGGGACCTCGCCGCGAGCCTCGGCACACACCTCGGCGGCGGCGGGGGTCGGTTGCTGCTGGCCCCGACCACGGGCGGACGGCCCTGGTCCGCCGACACCCCGCTGTCCCAGGCGCCGCTGCGCGACGGCGACGTCCTCGAGGTCACCTCGGTCCCGGCCGAGTGGCTGACCAGGCCCGGCCGCGCCGGCACCGCCCGCGCCGTCGTGCACGTGGTCGCCGGCCCCGACGCCGGCACCCAGATCCCGGTCGTCGGCGAGGTCGTCACGATCGGTCGCTCCGCCGACGCAGGAATCCACCTCAACGACCCGCTGGTCAGCCGCAGCCACGCCCAGATCCTGCTCACCGACACCCCCGTCGTCGTCGACCAGGGCTCCGCGCACGGCACCCGGGTGGCCGGGCGGGCCGTGAACCGGCCGCAGGCGCTCGCCTGGGGTGAGCAGATCACGGTCGGATCCTCGGTGCTCGTGATCCGGCCGGGTCGATCGAGCCGCGCCGGCCTGTCCGGCTCAGCCGAGGGGCCCGACGGCGGCGCCGACCGCGGCGTGCTGCGCTCGCCCCGGTTCGGGGTCCGGGTCGAGGCGCTTGAGCACGAGGTGCCGGCGGCCCCGGCCCCGGTCCGCAAGGTACAGGTCCCCTGGCCGATGATGCTCCTGCCGATGCTCATGGGCGGCGCGATGTTCGCGCTGATGCGCAACCCGTTCTCCCTGATCTTCATGCTCGGGTTCCCCACGATGATGGGTGTCAACTACCTCATGCAGGTGCGCACGGCCCGACGTGAGCACGCCGAGCAGGCCGCGATCTGGCGCGAGGAGGTCGACGGGATCCTCACCCTGGTGGACACCTCGGCGCGCGCCCAGGCCGAGCAGGCCGCCGACGACGAGCCCGAGCTCGACGTGGTCCTGGCGCGGGCCACCTCCCACGACCACCGGCTCTGGACCCGCCAGCGCGACGACGCCGACTTCCTCACGGTCCGCGCCGGCCGCGGGCCGCGCCCGGCCCTGGTCACCGCGAAGCTGCCCGGCACGCAGGGCGACCGGGTGCTGCGTGCCGAGGCGGCGGCGGCCATCAGCGGACGCGCCACCCTGCCCGACCAGCCGGTGCCGGTCCCGCTCGCGCAGGCGGCACTGACCGCTGTCGTCGGCCCGACGGCGGACGTCGACGCCTGGGTGCGCGCCGCCGTCGTCCGCCTTGCGGTGACCCACTCCCCGAACGAGGTGCGCGTGGCCGCCGTGCTCGGCGCGGACCGCTCGCACGTGGAGTCGTGGCTGCGGTGGCTGCCGCACGCCGCGCCGCTCGCCGGCGGCACCGCGTGCGTGAGCGTCGGCGCGGGCGACGGGCAGCGTCTGCTCGAGGAACTCGCCGTCGCCGAGCCGGCGGGCCTGCACACCGTTCTCCTGGTCGACGGCGGAGCGCAGGTCTCCCGTCGTCTCGTCGAGGCGGTGGCCGGGGTCGCCGAGGACTCGGACCGCCGGCTGCACCTGATCTGGATGGGGGAGAGCCTCACCGAGGTGCCGGCCGCGACCGACCTGGCCGTCGACCTGACCAGCTCGACGCTGCAGCGCGCCGCCCGCGGTGGCGTCGAGGAGCTCACCCGCCGCGACGCGCTCGACCTGACCACGGCCTGGCGGGCCGCGCGGGCGCTGTCCGGGTACAAGGACGAGGCCGCCGTGGTGGCCGCCGAGTCGATGCTGCCGCAGCAGGTCCGGCTGCCCGGGCTCACCGGCGATCTCGCGGACCCCGACGACGTGGAGCGTCTCATCGAGCGCTGGGCGGCGAGCACCGGGCTGCGCGCCCAGCTCGGCACCGGCGCCGACGGCGTCATCTCCATCGACCTGCGCGAGGACGGCCCGCACGGGCTGGTCGCGGGCACCACCGGCGCCGGCAAGAGCGAGCTGCTGCAGTCCCTGATCGCCTCGCTCGCGATCAACAACCCGCCGTCGCGGATCACGTTCCTGCTCGTGGACTACAAGGGTGGTGCCGCGTTCCGCGAGTGCGCGCAGCTGCCGCACTCGGTCGGCTACATCACCGACCTCACCCCGGCCCTGGTGCAGCGGGCCCTGACCTCCCTGCACGCCGAGCTCACCGCCCGCGAGCACCTGCTCGCCACCTACGGCGCGAAGGACCTGATCGCCCTCGAGCGCAGCCACCCCGAGGCGGTGCCGCCGAGCATGCTGATCTGCGTCGACGAGTTCGCAGCCCTGCTCGCCGAGGTGCCCGAGTTCGTGGACGGCATGGTCTCGATCGCCCAGCGCGGCCGGTCCCTCGGCATGCACATGCTGCTGGCCACGCAGCGCCCCGCCGGCGTGGTCACCCCGCAGATCAAGGCGAACACCGACCTCCGGATCGCGCTGCGGGTCGCCTCCCCGGACGACTCCACCGACGTCATCGACGCCCCGGACGCCGCGCACCTGTCCCGGCGCACCCCCGGTCGGGCCTGGCTGCGGCGCACCGGGCACGGCACCCGCGAGCTCGTCCAGGTGGCGTTCGTGGGCGCCCACGAGGAGCTGCACGAGGTCGGCGACGCCGTTCGGGTGGCCCCGTTCACCGCCCGCGACCTGCCCGGCCCGGCCCGCTCCGGCGGCACCCGGCTGCACCCGAGCACCGACCTGGAACGGATCGTGGCGACCGCCACCACCGCGTTCCTGCGCACCGGCCGCCAGGCACCGAAGAAGCCGTGGATCCCGCCGATCGCCCCCGAACTACCGATGGTGTGCACCGCGCCCGGCGAGCTCGCTCTGGGCGCCGGCGCCCGCGACGAGGCCCTCGTGGCCGGCGGCGCCGCGGACGTGGTCCGCGCCGTGCAGGCCCCCGGCCAGGTGATCCTCGGCATGGTGGACCGCCCCGCACAGCAGTCCCAGGTCCCGTTCGTGGTGGACTACGCCCGCTCCGGGCACCTGCTCGTGTTCGGGTCCTCCGGCGCCGGTAAGACCGAGCTGCTGCGGACCCTGGCGGCCTCCGTCACCGTCGGCAGCCACGGCACTGCGGCCGTCGCCGACTGCGTCTACGGCATCGACGCCGGCGGTGGCGGGCTCACCGTCCTGGAGCGGCTCGGTTCGGTCGGCTCGGTGGTCGTGGAGCAGCAGCTCGAGCGGATGCTCCGGCTGATCCGGATGCTGCACCGCACCGTCACCGAGCGCAACGCCGCGCTGGCCTCCCGCGGCGTCGCGGACCTGGCCGCGCTCGCCGCGACCGGGGTGGACCTGCAGCGCATCCACCTGCTCGTCGACAACCTGCCGGCCGTGATGGACGCCCTCGAAGGCGGCGGTGCGGTCCGGCGCCAGCATGGCGAGCAGCTGCTCACGATCCTCCAGGAGGGCCGCCGCGCCGGCGTGCACATCACCGCGACCGCCCCGCAGCGCACCGGCCTGCCGAGCCAGCTGCAGGCAGCGTTCGGCCAGCGCCTCGTGATGCGGATGACCGTGACCGACGACTACGCCATGCTCGGCGTCCCGGCAGGAGTGCTCGACGGCGAGTCCCCGGCCGGGCGGGCGCTGTCCGGTAAGGACGAGGTTCAGATCGCGACCCTCGGCGGCGCCGGGACCCCGCTGCAGGCCGAGCGCCTGGACGAACTGATGGCCGTCGTGGCCGACCGGTACGCCGGCGAGCCACCGGCCGCCGTGCCGGTGCTGCCGACCCGGCTGCCGCAGCACCTCCTGCCCGCGCCCACCGCCGACGAGCTCTGCCTCGGCGCCGAGGAGAGCTTCGTGGCCCCGGTCAACCTGGCCCTGCGGGCGGCGCCGCTGCTCATCACCGGCCGGTCCCGGTCCGGTCGCACCAGCGCCCTGCTCGGCATCGCCCAGCTCGCCCGCCGCTCGAGCGCCCCGCCGGCGCGGATCGTGTTCGCCGGGCCGCGCGCGCAGGCCGCCGTGGCCGTGCCTGGCGGCACGCTGTCCGCCGCGGAGGTGTCCGACGACGTCCTGGCCACTCCCGAGGACCTGCTCGCCTGGGTGGAGGGTGGCGCCGGGCGCGCAGACGGCGCCGCGGACGATGACTGGACCCTCCTGCTGCTGGACGACCTGCACGAGTGGGAGCGCGCCTGGGAGGCCAACGGCCCCGAACGGCGCGCGCTCGAGGCGCTCGCCGCGCACCTGACGTCGACGCCTGGGCCGAGCACCGCCGTCGTCGGCGTCGCCGACCCGGACGACGCCCGCTCCCGCCAGCACATCCCCGGCCTGATCGCCCTGCTGCGGCGCTCGCGCCGTGCGGTGCTGCTGTCCCCGGAGATGGGCGACGGGTCGCTGGTGGCGGCGCAGATCCCGATGAACAGCCACGAGCCGCTGACCGGCGCCGGTCGAGGCCTCCTCGTGAACGGCGGATCGTCGCACGTTCTCCAATTAGTATCGGCCTCGGTGGAGGGGGTCCGATGA
- a CDS encoding fibronectin type III domain-containing protein, translating to MMARGKRSPMSWWRSRTSGRGRERGFVEAGVAAAGGLLVVGAVVGNGVAAALIDMSDGQTWLADDDGRVVQINPATGQPERRLIIGEPGSELEVSQRDGQLIVTDLTTGMITAVDLASLVASGARGVDPETEVLVGGGQVVLVDLEPGTVRAVDPLTLRDLGRPFRTGDLADAVIDDEGSVWIIAADGTLTELDYSPDAAEFVTSTSRPVAGAGPQSRLVPHAAGVTVFAPDQGSVVQVGAGRDLAVSVAALEGTVAEADYAPADLVPASAEEAGRVFLLTDGRILNVDVGDLGCERPGSPAVFAGKVYVPCLGNGRVIVLDSSGARAGADIVVPGGGDPTLVVDDGRLYVSTPQDGRIVVVQPDGSTQMVDVAAAEVPVQAADRPPPARPTVPVTNPPVHNPPVNNPPVNVPPPATPDPDPTSDPTDGGNGSNGNDADLAPSGLAAQLRADGTVTLTWTPPVTTPGSVRVTSSDGVADRAVAPDATTLDVPGLSCGSMITLTVTATHAGGSTGVGSTGIRTADCVTGVNPADLAPTNVQAAQRADESVRVTWTAPAEPANEIRVTSSDGTANQTLAADATTVDLTGLTCGRTLTFTVTAYHDGGITGAASGTATTAACAVDPADLAPTGASAALRADDSVQVSWTAPEVAPNDYRVTSSDGAASQMVAAGASSVDLTGLTCGRTLTFTITANHDGGQTGAATASARTADCPTTPPPTVEATAPTNVTATLNGDNTVTVSWTAASSGADEYRVSPNGGAATSVTGTSATLTLAPGAYTFTVTTQLDDTSATSAASNAVTVAGAPGAPGTPAIGGVTNNGSQVQANVSWSAAPANGAAVTYTVTYTGGSLTTTGTSTALTINCAGASPCAAGGTLNVSVTPSNAIGTGAASSAAASVPAPPPPPPANGDSVVSNIQWSAPGLYDEMIPFSVDVSPPAGWSAHTGTCTLYVSGGGINDSRVIACNSSGAVYGNAALGRATISAYVVATGAAVNATSATISEQLPGRGDWAHCTISPRICTQPNAFDPGNPDVEIVPAPWAPPEVPSPPVLAAGFGLLGAAGLLRTQRRLAEVPVTSAAVTSTTGTHPAPARASTTTVPATAVDPDRPDPTGDQSR from the coding sequence ATGATGGCACGGGGCAAGCGCAGTCCGATGAGCTGGTGGCGTTCGCGCACCTCCGGTCGCGGCCGTGAGCGTGGCTTCGTGGAGGCCGGCGTGGCGGCGGCCGGTGGGCTGCTCGTGGTCGGCGCCGTCGTCGGCAACGGGGTCGCCGCCGCGCTGATCGACATGTCCGACGGGCAGACCTGGTTGGCCGACGACGACGGCCGTGTGGTGCAGATCAACCCCGCCACCGGCCAGCCGGAGCGGCGCCTGATCATCGGCGAGCCCGGCAGCGAACTGGAGGTCTCCCAACGGGACGGGCAGCTCATCGTCACCGACCTGACGACCGGGATGATCACCGCCGTCGACCTGGCCAGCCTCGTCGCCAGCGGCGCTCGCGGCGTGGACCCCGAGACCGAGGTGCTCGTGGGAGGCGGTCAGGTGGTCCTGGTCGACCTCGAGCCCGGCACGGTCCGGGCCGTGGACCCGCTCACCCTGCGCGACCTCGGCCGCCCGTTCCGCACCGGTGACCTGGCCGACGCCGTCATCGACGATGAGGGGTCGGTCTGGATCATCGCTGCCGATGGCACTCTGACCGAGCTCGACTACTCCCCGGACGCTGCCGAGTTCGTCACGTCGACGTCCCGGCCGGTCGCTGGGGCGGGCCCGCAGTCCCGGCTGGTGCCGCACGCGGCTGGGGTGACCGTGTTCGCTCCCGACCAGGGCTCCGTGGTGCAGGTCGGCGCCGGGCGGGATCTCGCCGTCAGCGTCGCGGCTCTCGAGGGCACCGTCGCCGAGGCGGACTATGCCCCGGCGGACCTGGTGCCTGCCTCGGCGGAGGAGGCCGGCCGGGTGTTCCTGCTCACCGACGGGCGGATCCTGAACGTGGACGTCGGCGATCTCGGCTGTGAGCGGCCCGGCAGCCCGGCCGTGTTCGCCGGCAAGGTGTACGTGCCGTGCCTGGGCAACGGCCGGGTCATCGTCCTGGACTCCAGCGGTGCTCGAGCCGGCGCTGACATCGTGGTTCCCGGTGGTGGCGACCCGACCCTGGTGGTCGACGACGGCCGGCTCTACGTGAGCACCCCGCAGGACGGCCGGATCGTGGTGGTCCAGCCGGACGGGTCCACCCAGATGGTCGACGTCGCCGCGGCCGAGGTCCCGGTCCAGGCCGCGGACCGGCCCCCACCCGCAAGACCCACCGTGCCGGTGACGAACCCGCCGGTGCACAACCCGCCCGTGAACAACCCCCCGGTGAACGTGCCGCCGCCGGCCACGCCCGACCCCGACCCGACCAGTGATCCGACCGACGGCGGGAACGGCAGCAACGGGAACGACGCCGACCTGGCGCCCTCCGGCCTCGCCGCACAATTGCGGGCCGACGGCACGGTGACGCTCACCTGGACCCCGCCGGTGACGACGCCCGGGTCGGTCCGGGTGACGAGCTCGGACGGCGTCGCCGACCGGGCGGTCGCACCCGACGCCACGACCCTCGATGTGCCCGGCCTGTCCTGTGGCTCGATGATCACGCTCACCGTGACCGCCACCCACGCCGGCGGCAGCACCGGGGTCGGCTCCACCGGGATCCGCACCGCCGACTGCGTGACCGGCGTGAACCCGGCCGACCTGGCACCCACCAACGTGCAGGCGGCCCAGCGCGCCGACGAGAGCGTGCGGGTCACCTGGACGGCCCCGGCGGAGCCCGCGAACGAGATCCGGGTGACGAGCTCGGACGGGACCGCGAACCAGACGCTCGCCGCCGACGCCACCACGGTCGACCTGACCGGGCTGACCTGCGGACGCACCCTCACCTTCACCGTCACCGCCTACCACGACGGCGGCATCACCGGCGCAGCGAGCGGCACCGCGACGACCGCGGCGTGCGCGGTGGACCCGGCCGACCTTGCCCCGACCGGGGCGAGCGCGGCCCTGCGCGCCGACGACAGCGTCCAGGTCAGTTGGACCGCGCCCGAGGTCGCCCCGAACGACTACCGCGTCACGAGCTCCGACGGCGCGGCCAGCCAGATGGTCGCCGCGGGCGCCTCGTCCGTGGACCTGACCGGCCTCACCTGCGGCCGCACGCTGACGTTCACGATCACCGCGAACCACGACGGTGGGCAGACCGGGGCGGCGACCGCCAGTGCCCGCACCGCCGACTGCCCGACGACGCCGCCGCCCACGGTGGAGGCAACCGCCCCGACGAACGTGACCGCCACCCTGAACGGCGACAACACCGTGACGGTGTCCTGGACGGCGGCAAGCTCCGGCGCCGACGAGTACCGGGTCTCGCCGAACGGTGGCGCCGCGACGTCCGTGACCGGGACGTCCGCGACCCTGACCCTGGCTCCGGGGGCGTACACGTTCACCGTCACCACCCAGCTGGACGACACGAGCGCCACGTCCGCGGCGAGCAACGCCGTGACCGTGGCGGGGGCACCCGGAGCCCCGGGCACACCGGCGATCGGCGGCGTGACGAACAACGGCTCCCAGGTGCAGGCCAACGTGTCCTGGTCCGCCGCCCCCGCGAACGGCGCCGCGGTGACCTACACCGTCACCTACACCGGTGGCTCGCTCACCACGACGGGCACCTCGACGGCGCTCACGATCAACTGCGCCGGTGCGTCACCGTGCGCCGCCGGCGGCACGCTGAACGTGAGCGTCACCCCGTCGAACGCGATCGGCACCGGGGCAGCGTCATCGGCAGCGGCGAGCGTGCCCGCGCCGCCGCCCCCACCGCCCGCGAACGGGGATTCGGTGGTCAGCAACATCCAGTGGTCGGCGCCCGGCCTGTACGACGAGATGATCCCGTTCAGCGTCGACGTGTCCCCGCCCGCCGGCTGGTCCGCGCACACCGGTACCTGCACGCTGTACGTCTCGGGCGGCGGGATCAACGACTCCCGGGTGATCGCCTGCAACTCGAGCGGGGCCGTGTACGGGAACGCCGCGCTCGGACGTGCCACGATCAGCGCCTACGTGGTGGCCACCGGCGCCGCGGTCAACGCGACCTCGGCCACGATCAGCGAGCAGCTGCCAGGCCGAGGTGACTGGGCGCATTGCACCATCAGCCCGCGCATCTGCACCCAGCCCAACGCCTTCGACCCCGGGAACCCCGACGTCGAGATCGTCCCCGCACCCTGGGCGCCGCCCGAGGTGCCGAGCCCGCCCGTCCTCGCCGCCGGCTTCGGGCTGCTCGGCGCCGCCGGCCTGCTGCGCACCCAGCGCCGCCTCGCCGAGGTCCCGGTCACCAGTGCGGCCGTCACCAGCACGACCGGCACCCACCCCGCCCCGGCCAGAGCGAGCACAACCACCGTGCCAGCGACCGCCGTCGACCCTGATCGACCCGACCCGACCGGAGACCAGTCCCGATGA
- a CDS encoding AAA family ATPase, with amino-acid sequence MTENPLAPTEADVARFRLLHDAVVDAVSVALQGKRPVIELATVSLFAGGHVLLEDVPGTGKTTLARAIAAALGGSSRRIQFTPDLLPADVTGTSVFEPGTGQISFRPGPVFTNVLLADEINRAAAKTQSALLEVMAERTVTVDGIGHTVPDPFVVIATQNPIDLDGTYRLPEAQLDRFLVRITLGYPDVEHELAVLRPGSRAGVVEEVPEVTNPETVAAASRQLRHLHVAEPILTYIRAIGAATRADSRLRLGASTRALRGLVAATQVYAAAQGRHFVVPSDVQRLAGPVLAHRLVPTRDALLAGDTTEAVVTDAVGSVEAPRPVPA; translated from the coding sequence ATGACCGAGAACCCCCTGGCCCCCACCGAGGCCGACGTCGCCCGGTTCCGCCTGCTGCACGATGCGGTGGTCGACGCCGTGTCCGTCGCCCTGCAGGGCAAGCGGCCGGTCATCGAGCTGGCCACCGTGTCCCTGTTCGCTGGCGGGCACGTGCTCCTCGAGGACGTCCCCGGCACCGGTAAGACCACCCTGGCCCGCGCCATCGCCGCGGCGCTCGGCGGCTCCTCCCGCCGGATCCAGTTCACCCCGGACCTGCTCCCGGCCGACGTCACCGGCACCTCCGTGTTCGAGCCCGGCACCGGCCAGATCAGCTTCCGCCCCGGCCCGGTGTTCACGAACGTGCTGCTCGCCGACGAGATCAACCGGGCCGCCGCGAAGACCCAGTCCGCCCTGCTCGAGGTGATGGCCGAGCGCACCGTCACCGTCGACGGGATCGGCCACACGGTGCCGGACCCGTTCGTGGTGATCGCCACCCAGAACCCGATCGACCTGGACGGGACCTACCGGCTCCCGGAGGCCCAGCTCGACCGGTTCCTGGTGCGGATCACGCTCGGCTACCCCGACGTCGAGCACGAACTGGCCGTGCTGCGACCCGGCTCGCGCGCCGGTGTGGTCGAGGAGGTCCCGGAGGTCACCAACCCCGAGACCGTCGCGGCCGCCTCCCGGCAGTTGCGGCACCTGCACGTGGCCGAACCGATCCTCACCTACATCCGCGCCATCGGGGCGGCCACCCGCGCCGACTCCCGGCTCCGGCTCGGGGCGAGCACCCGGGCCCTGCGTGGCCTCGTGGCCGCCACCCAGGTCTACGCCGCCGCGCAGGGCCGCCACTTCGTGGTCCCGAGCGACGTGCAGCGCCTCGCCGGTCCCGTGCTCGCCCACCGCCTCGTGCCGACCCGGGACGCCCTCCTCGCCGGGGACACCACCGAGGCCGTGGTGACCGACGCCGTCGGCAGCGTGGAGGCACCCCGCCCGGTGCCCGCATGA